Proteins from one Desulfonauticus submarinus genomic window:
- a CDS encoding YihY/virulence factor BrkB family protein: MSFIKHLLKTIWQSTKAFLRQQGFLYSAGLTFYALLSFIPLICLFLSLAGLFWGDTLLVQQFIQTKLAILPWAKKLVLNQLNNFLQSAPSFSGLSFIFIFWTSGLFFSALQTTFNFIYQKSLKKKYWHLPLPWLIGPLISISLLALMFIMQILKHIPNKFLPSIAPDIWTILGMGTIIFLLYQVLPAEKQPFWPSIYLSLCISFINEIITKFFSHILWNQPNYSLVYGTLSSIVLFLLWLNANMILILWGAYFLLYWTKNK, from the coding sequence ATGAGCTTTATCAAACATCTCTTAAAAACCATTTGGCAAAGTACAAAAGCATTTTTACGTCAGCAGGGATTTCTATACTCTGCTGGCCTTACATTTTATGCTCTGCTTTCTTTTATCCCGTTGATTTGCCTATTTTTATCCTTAGCAGGGTTATTCTGGGGAGATACTCTACTTGTCCAACAATTTATTCAAACAAAACTAGCTATCTTGCCTTGGGCTAAAAAGTTAGTTTTAAACCAATTAAATAACTTTTTACAATCCGCGCCTAGTTTTAGTGGGCTTAGCTTTATTTTTATTTTTTGGACATCTGGCCTATTTTTCAGTGCTCTCCAAACTACTTTTAATTTTATCTATCAAAAGTCTTTAAAAAAGAAATATTGGCACTTGCCTTTACCGTGGCTTATTGGTCCTTTAATAAGTATAAGTTTACTTGCTCTAATGTTTATAATGCAAATTTTAAAACATATTCCAAACAAATTTTTACCTTCTATAGCACCAGACATTTGGACTATACTTGGCATGGGAACAATAATTTTTTTACTATACCAAGTATTACCAGCTGAAAAACAACCTTTTTGGCCAAGTATCTATTTATCTCTGTGTATATCATTTATAAATGAAATAATTACTAAATTCTTCAGCCACATATTATGGAATCAACCAAATTATAGCCTAGTATATGGAACATTATCTTCTATTGTTCTATTTTTGCTGTGGCTAAATGCAAATATGATTTTAATCTTATGGGGAGCTTATTTTCTATTATACTGGACAAAAAATAAATAA
- a CDS encoding FAD-binding oxidoreductase gives MLTSKQKKFLNSIFNPKEIIWEKASLFAYGVDSSSLHGEPEVVVLPSKVDQIQKLLFFAQNEGIHIVPRGRGTGRAGACVPKKGIVVSLLKLNHIIEIRKNDFVVIVEPGVITYNLQQELKKYNLFYPPDPASVKFSTIGGNVATNAGGMQALKYGVTGDYVLGLEVVLADGTLLNLKNFCHKNVCGLNLAKLFVGSEGTLGIISKIYLKVLPLPNYSVSILFGFKSLDKAISNILNLFKEGFLPCALEIIDKNCLNAISKVDSLPWEKDLNIQTVLIVKFDGTENSVKEDINRVLSLFSADVSIVGKTEEEQEKIWELRRKISPAAYRLKPAKLSEDFTVPRGKIGEFLRAGERLSNQYDLPVLTFGHVGDGNIHTNIMYDPEKIEDRKKADKIHRLLLEKTLELEGTITGEHGIGLLKKKYIGLQLDSNTLQIMNAIKCTLDPNNILNPGKAF, from the coding sequence TTGTTAACTTCTAAGCAAAAAAAGTTTTTAAATTCCATTTTTAATCCCAAAGAGATTATTTGGGAAAAGGCTAGTTTATTTGCTTATGGCGTAGATAGTAGTTCTTTACATGGCGAGCCAGAAGTAGTTGTATTGCCTTCCAAAGTCGATCAAATTCAAAAATTGCTTTTTTTTGCCCAAAACGAAGGTATTCATATTGTCCCTAGAGGAAGGGGTACAGGAAGAGCTGGAGCATGTGTGCCAAAAAAAGGCATAGTAGTTTCTTTATTAAAATTAAATCATATTATAGAGATAAGAAAGAATGATTTTGTTGTGATTGTAGAACCAGGAGTTATTACTTATAATTTACAACAAGAGTTAAAAAAATATAATTTGTTTTATCCTCCTGATCCTGCATCTGTAAAATTTTCTACTATTGGAGGAAATGTAGCAACAAATGCAGGAGGAATGCAAGCTTTGAAATATGGAGTAACAGGAGATTATGTCTTAGGTTTGGAAGTTGTTTTAGCAGACGGAACGTTGTTGAATCTTAAAAATTTTTGTCATAAAAACGTATGCGGTCTTAATTTAGCAAAACTTTTTGTTGGTTCAGAAGGTACTTTAGGTATAATTTCAAAAATTTACTTAAAAGTTTTACCTTTACCAAACTATTCTGTCTCTATTTTATTTGGATTTAAATCTCTTGATAAAGCAATTTCAAATATCCTTAATTTATTTAAGGAAGGTTTTTTGCCATGTGCATTAGAGATTATAGATAAAAATTGTTTAAATGCCATTTCAAAAGTAGATAGCTTGCCGTGGGAAAAAGATTTAAATATTCAAACAGTTTTAATTGTAAAGTTTGATGGAACAGAGAATAGTGTAAAAGAAGATATTAACAGAGTGTTATCTTTATTTTCTGCAGATGTGAGTATTGTAGGCAAAACAGAAGAGGAACAAGAAAAAATTTGGGAACTTAGAAGAAAAATAAGTCCAGCTGCTTATAGGTTAAAACCAGCTAAGCTTAGCGAAGATTTTACTGTTCCAAGAGGTAAAATAGGTGAATTTTTAAGAGCAGGAGAGAGATTATCCAACCAGTATGATTTGCCTGTATTGACGTTTGGCCATGTGGGGGATGGAAATATTCATACTAATATTATGTATGATCCAGAAAAGATAGAGGATAGAAAAAAGGCCGATAAGATTCATAGGTTATTATTAGAGAAAACTTTAGAATTGGAAGGCACTATTACAGGAGAGCATGGTATTGGTCTTCTTAAAAAGAAGTATATAGGATTACAATTAGATTCCAATACCTTGCAAATAATGAATGCTATAAAATGTACTTTAGATCCTAATAATATTTTAAATCCTGGAAAAGCCTTTTAG
- the smpB gene encoding SsrA-binding protein SmpB produces MSKKNLGMKIIGVNKRAKREYEILETFEAGLVLQGSEVKSLRLGRISFKDGYVRFHNEEAFLVGVHIAPYENAGYAQHDPERERKLLLHKREIRSLMGKVEQKGLTVIPLKVYFKNGKAKVELGLAKGKKLHDVREELKRRTIAREMAREMARFK; encoded by the coding sequence AAGAGCAAAGCGAGAATACGAGATACTAGAAACTTTTGAGGCAGGTTTAGTGCTTCAGGGCTCAGAGGTTAAGTCTTTGAGATTAGGGCGAATTAGCTTTAAAGATGGATATGTTCGGTTTCATAATGAAGAAGCCTTTTTAGTGGGAGTACATATTGCTCCTTATGAAAATGCTGGTTATGCTCAACACGATCCAGAGAGAGAACGAAAACTTCTTTTACATAAAAGAGAGATAAGAAGCTTAATGGGTAAGGTAGAACAAAAAGGACTTACGGTAATACCTTTGAAGGTATATTTTAAAAATGGTAAAGCTAAAGTAGAGCTAGGATTGGCTAAAGGTAAAAAGTTGCACGATGTTCGAGAAGAATTAAAACGGAGAACTATTGCCAGAGAAATGGCTAGGGAAATGGCTAGATTTAAGTAA